Part of the Penicillium digitatum chromosome 4, complete sequence genome is shown below.
TTCCACGGCGTCAACTGATAAAGTGAACCTGCATCAGGCAACATCTCCGTGACTGAATGGTTTTTTACTACTATTGTTTTTAAACAATGGTGAATTCCTTCCAGAGACACGCCATTACTCGAAGTATATCATCCGCTCCCTGTCTGCGGAAACCGTTGGTCTGTTCCAGGCAGCCTGCCATGTCTGCTTCCTCCCGCAATCACCTATCCACCAGTCCACCAGCATTCCGTGAGGAATTCTTTCAAAATACCTCACGACGATGGATGTATGTGAAGCTTATTATTGCTTTGATCGTAACCACTAAATCCCAGCTAGATTCAACGAGACCGACCGTTTGAACGAACGATACGTCAAGTTTCGACCAACAGAGCTCCAACGGATCGCCGGCGAAGCAGTACAACAAGACTATTGCCCTCATATTACTAAGTTTGCAGAGGGAGGCTTCAACAAAGTGTTTCTTCTGCGAGCAAAGAATGGCCGTGAAGTGATCGCGCGAATTCCGACTCCTATTGCCGGGCCTCCTCATTATACAACCGCCAGTGAGGTGGCTACCATGAACTTTTTGCGATCTATCCTCAAACTTCCGGTACCGGAGGTCTTGGCTTATTCAGCATCATCGGACAATCCCATCGGCGCAGAGTATATTCTGATGGAGCGAGTGAAGGGAGAGAGTCTTTCTTCACGGTGGTTATCTCTCACTACCGACGAGACGAAAGATATCATGACACAAATCGCAGATATGGAGAGGAAGATTTTTGATTTCCATTTTCCTGCGTATGGAAGCTTATATCACAAGAAGGACCTTGACGGGGAAACCCAGATACCAATCGTGGAGGATTTCTGTATCGGCCCTGCGTCTGCTCGGCAGTTTTGGCATGGTGAACGAAGCAAACTCGAAATTGACCGTGGACCCTGTACGTTCCTCCCTTTCCCTCTTCCCCCTCTGTCCTTGAGTTTTAGAAAAGTAATCCCCATGACCGGGACTGATTATTGTCAGGGCTTTCACCCGAGGACTGTGTTACGTCCGCGGCTCGCCGAGAGATGGCTGTCATTCAGCACCACGCCAAAGCTCAGCCTCGCCAAACTTTTCTTTTACCGACTAACCATGACATTCTTCCCTCTGAGCACACCTCGTTACTTTCGCGATTCCTACAATTGGCGCCTCATATAATCCGACCGGGTTCTTACAGCGTTCCGACGCTGAGACACCCCGATTTGAGTCTGAGCAACATTTTGTTGGCACCTGGATCAACCAAAATCATCAGTATCATCGATTGGCAGGATGCTGTGATATTACCCCGCTTCATGCAAGTGGGTTATCCCGCATTCTGTGAGCACGATTCCTCCCAACCTCAAAGTATGCATATTCCATCTCTTCCCGATGATT
Proteins encoded:
- a CDS encoding Mitochondria protein Fmp29, putative, with the translated sequence MSASSRNHLSTSPPAFREEFFQNTSRRWIFNETDRLNERYVKFRPTELQRIAGEAVQQDYCPHITKFAEGGFNKVFLLRAKNGREVIARIPTPIAGPPHYTTASEVATMNFLRSILKLPVPEVLAYSASSDNPIGAEYILMERVKGESLSSRWLSLTTDETKDIMTQIADMERKIFDFHFPAYGSLYHKKDLDGETQIPIVEDFCIGPASARQFWHGERSKLEIDRGPWLSPEDCVTSAARREMAVIQHHAKAQPRQTFLLPTNHDILPSEHTSLLSRFLQLAPHIIRPGSYSVPTLRHPDLSLSNILLAPGSTKIISIIDWQDAVILPRFMQVGYPAFCEHDSSQPQSMHIPSLPDDFDEMGIEQQRQCRAVFRLEEANIYYTAATGVHNEEHMDLLRLPHLGMRQYLLRQTGYPWDADVINLRAALVGITTPSVWSSISSAACPVVFSDEEREAAMVESQEWNESEQLLSQVREHLDIDMEGGTESDNFERAVEGNREFRMEMVRQAEVDQRELCWQNWPYKDDEDNSMPPGDI